The proteins below come from a single Micropterus dolomieu isolate WLL.071019.BEF.003 ecotype Adirondacks linkage group LG05, ASM2129224v1, whole genome shotgun sequence genomic window:
- the cltrn gene encoding collectrin → MEKILFLLCLSSALAEKLCTPDASDGYKVRLSIKSALGDQAYVWNENEMFLFRATLAFAMRSNSSGQEYDVSNIIVCNETPRVSFWFVVTSPLNTSRLVDKKLVEDAVRKSRNRINNAFLLTDKTLEFIGIPPTLAAPVNPDTPPWLIVFGVVIGAVFAGIIVLLVSSVVQKKRKKNEKMNNEGHDEETRVKTLENGTASEGVYNMSFSDDAGFTQM, encoded by the exons ATGGAAAAGATCCTATTCCTGCTCTGTTTGTCATCTGCTCTGGCAGAAAAGCTCTGTACACCAG acGCTTCAGATGGCTACAAAGTTCGACTCAGCATCAAAAGTGCCCTGGGAGATCAGGCT TATGTttggaatgaaaatgaaatgttccTTTTCCGAGCAACTCTGGCTTTTGCAATGAGGAGCAACTCCAGCGGCCAGGAATATGA CGTGTCAAACATCATTGTATGCAATGAGACTCCCAGAGTGTCGTTCTGGTTTGTGGTGACGTCACCACTGAACACATCACGCCTAGTTGATAAAAAACTCGTGGAGGATGCTGTAAG AAAGTCCAGGAATCGCATCAACAATGCCTTTCTGCTAACTGATAAGACTCTGGAGTTTATCGGCATCCCTCCCACGCTGGCAGCACCAGTCAACCCTGACACCCCTCCGTGGCTCATTGTGTTCGGGGTGGTAATAGGAGCTGTGTTTGCTGGCATCATTGTTCTGCTTGTGTCCTCTGTGGTCCAAAAGAAACG CAAAAAGAACGAAAAGATGAACAATGAGGGCCATGATGAAGAGACGCGGGTGAAAACACTGGAAAACGGAACTGCAAGTGAGGGTGTTTACAACATGTCTTTTTCAGATGATGCAGGATTCAcacagatgtaa